The sequence below is a genomic window from Mycobacteroides abscessus ATCC 19977.
CGATATCGACTTTCGGGTAGCAATCATCGGTGCGGGCCCGGGGGGTATCGCCGCCGCCTACTATCTGCGACGGCAGGGCATCAACGATTTCGTCATCTTGGAGCGGGCCGATGATTTTGGTGGCACCTGGCGGGACAACACCTATCCGGGGCTTGCCGTCGATATCCCGGTTGTGTTCTACCAATTGAGTTTCGCGCGAACCGGTCGGTGGAACAAGCTGTTCGCCGACGGCGCCGATATTCAGCGCTATCACCTGTCGGTGGTGGCGCAGTTGGGCCTGCGCGAGCATTTCCAGGGTGGCAGCGAGGTGATCGCGGAACGTTGGGACGACGATGGCGACTATTGGGAACTGACCATCACGGGAAAGCCGGTCGTTCGTGCTCGTTACGTGATCAGTGCCGTCGGCGGATACATTGACACCAAACCGGGCCCCGATATCCCCGGTATCAACGACTTTCGCGGCAAGGTCATGCGCCCGAACGAGTGGGACCATTCCTACGACTACACGGGTAAGCGGGTCGCGGTGATCGGCACCGGCTCCAGCGGTATCCAGATCGCCCCCGCCGTCGCACGAACCGCCGCGTCGGTGACGACCTTCCAGCGCACCCCGGCATGGATCATCCCCAAACCCAACCCTGCGCTCTCGCCGCGCGCCCAGCGGATACTGAGTGCGCCGTTGATGCTGACGCTCATCAACGCGTCGATCGCCGTGTCCATGGACATCGTCGAGTTCGTGCTATTCCATCTGCTGCCCCTGCTCCCGGAATCGGTCCTGCGCGTGTTGATTCCCCGCTACGACAACATGGCACGGCGGTGGTACCGCAGATTGTTGCGTAGCACCGTCCAAGATCCGGAGCTGCGCAAGGCGCTGATGCCCAGTTACGGCATCCTCGCGCGGCGCACCATCTTGTCGAGCGACTTTCTCCAGGCAGTGGATGCCGGCGAGGTTCAACTGGTCATTGAACCGATTGCGCGTGTCACCGAGGACGGCATAGATACCGCAGATGGTGCGCATCACGCCGTTGACTTGTTGGTGCTGGCGACCGGCTATGAGATCTACACGGATCCAGAACACTACAAACCGGGAGCGGTGCGAGGCCGCAACGGCTTCGACCTGGGTACGTACTACTGCGACAACGACATGCGAACCTATGGCGGATCGGCACTGCCCGGCCTGCCGAACCGGTGGATGCTGGTGGGCCCGGAGGGTAACCAGGGGCAGGGCTGGCACGCGATGGTAGAGGCCAACGCACGGCACGCCGCCCGGATCATCGGCGCGTCGAGCAGGTGCCACCGCGAGGTCGCGGAGGTCAGCCGGCGGGCATTTGACCGGTGGGTGCGCAAAATGGCGCACCAGAGCAAGGCGATCCGGCTGTATGCCACCGACTGCCAACCGCCGTTGAGCA
It includes:
- a CDS encoding flavin-containing monooxygenase, translated to MSDIDFRVAIIGAGPGGIAAAYYLRRQGINDFVILERADDFGGTWRDNTYPGLAVDIPVVFYQLSFARTGRWNKLFADGADIQRYHLSVVAQLGLREHFQGGSEVIAERWDDDGDYWELTITGKPVVRARYVISAVGGYIDTKPGPDIPGINDFRGKVMRPNEWDHSYDYTGKRVAVIGTGSSGIQIAPAVARTAASVTTFQRTPAWIIPKPNPALSPRAQRILSAPLMLTLINASIAVSMDIVEFVLFHLLPLLPESVLRVLIPRYDNMARRWYRRLLRSTVQDPELRKALMPSYGILARRTILSSDFLQAVDAGEVQLVIEPIARVTEDGIDTADGAHHAVDLLVLATGYEIYTDPEHYKPGAVRGRNGFDLGTYYCDNDMRTYGGSALPGLPNRWMLVGPEGNQGQGWHAMVEANARHAARIIGASSRCHREVAEVSRRAFDRWVRKMAHQSKAIRLYATDCQPPLSTYFVNSKGETRYYRPQTVSEMNWFSKHSPISDYSLRPVSMETKVRYDQSA